The Vibrio tubiashii ATCC 19109 genome has a segment encoding these proteins:
- a CDS encoding N-acetylglucosamine kinase, translating into MSKLFVGVDGGGTSCRARIRDEQGNLIGEAKSGSANILLGVEVAMASIVQAITEATDQGGLNTNDFARMHLGLALAGAEQKSAWQAFMNLPHPFASIVLNTDAYGACIGAHNGDAGAIMIAGTGSCGIYLENGQQHVVGGREFPISDQGGGAVMGLRLIQKVLLAQDGIGEKTPLAQHVLAHFNHDVDQIVEWSKSALPRDYGQFSPAIFQHAHQGDSLAIDMLKQTAADIEMFLVALNRKGATRICLMGSIAERIKAWLSPPVQSWIVEPQFDAIEGAIMFAGQPKHNLY; encoded by the coding sequence ATGAGTAAGTTATTTGTTGGTGTTGATGGTGGCGGTACTTCCTGCCGCGCCAGAATTCGTGATGAACAAGGCAACTTAATCGGCGAAGCGAAAAGCGGTAGCGCCAATATTTTGCTAGGCGTTGAAGTTGCAATGGCTTCGATTGTTCAAGCCATTACTGAGGCCACCGATCAGGGTGGTTTGAACACCAATGACTTTGCTCGTATGCATCTTGGCCTTGCTCTCGCGGGTGCTGAGCAAAAATCAGCATGGCAAGCATTTATGAACCTACCGCACCCGTTTGCCTCAATAGTACTCAATACCGATGCCTACGGCGCATGTATTGGTGCTCACAATGGTGATGCTGGCGCGATCATGATTGCAGGTACAGGCTCTTGTGGTATCTACCTTGAAAATGGTCAACAACACGTTGTCGGTGGACGAGAGTTTCCAATCTCAGATCAAGGTGGCGGTGCTGTTATGGGCCTACGTCTTATTCAAAAAGTGCTTCTTGCTCAAGATGGTATCGGCGAAAAGACTCCACTTGCTCAGCACGTTCTCGCTCATTTCAACCATGATGTCGACCAAATAGTGGAATGGTCTAAATCAGCATTACCAAGAGACTACGGACAATTCTCTCCTGCAATTTTTCAACACGCTCACCAGGGCGATAGCTTAGCAATCGATATGCTTAAGCAGACAGCTGCAGATATTGAAATGTTCCTAGTGGCACTTAATCGTAAAGGTGCGACTCGCATCTGTTTAATGGGCAGCATTGCCGAGCGCATCAAAGCTTGGCTTTCGCCACCAGTACAGTCTTGGATCGTTGAACCGCAGTTTGATGCCATTGAAGGCGCAATCATGTTTGCCGGTCAACCTAAGCACAATCTTTATTGA
- a CDS encoding glycoside hydrolase family 9 protein — translation MLLLTNHIGYEALGPKQAVLMTGKTRLSSTTALLVCADSHQTVATFAIEKGTKVANWHQGSFFRIEFSDFEQAGRFYLRVENLRSEVFAIEQGLLLNTTFSDLLHYFKSQRCGGRFDKQDKQIPILGSDQTVNVQGGWYDASGDVSKYLSHLSYANYLNPQQTPMVVWNMLKGLELVGSGDALPAFSKVRLVEEALFGADFLVRMQNEAGYFYMTVFDKWSKDTKQREICAYATQEGHKSEDHQAGFRQGGGISIAALAQAARLDESGEFTRQEYLAAAEKGYWHLKEFNRQYLDDSHENIIDEYCALLAVTELLRTTENEQYLEECRYWSNQLVSRQQSDQNFNHYWAANQDGSRPYYHAAEAGLPVIALCEYLNVEPNAQRKSQVTEVLNRAVKFELTISNSVANPFGYPRQYVKSVDGEKRDAFFVAQNNETGYWWQGENARLGSLSSMAFFALAHIEDHATKQQLLAFAQNSLNWILGLNPYHMCMLDGHGINNPDYLPQLGFFNAKGGICNGITAGFEDENDIAFNPEKQKDDMLQNWRWGEQWIPHGAWYLLAIVSQFAHFNTEETANE, via the coding sequence ATGCTGCTACTTACTAACCATATTGGTTATGAAGCCCTTGGGCCAAAGCAGGCTGTTTTGATGACCGGCAAGACACGACTTTCATCTACCACTGCGTTGTTAGTATGTGCCGACAGTCATCAAACTGTGGCGACTTTTGCTATTGAGAAAGGCACAAAGGTCGCTAATTGGCACCAAGGGAGTTTTTTTCGTATTGAATTCTCTGATTTTGAACAAGCAGGACGCTTCTACCTAAGAGTTGAAAACCTGCGCTCTGAAGTATTTGCAATTGAGCAAGGCCTACTGCTCAACACAACCTTTTCCGACCTACTCCACTACTTCAAATCACAGCGATGTGGTGGCCGCTTTGACAAACAAGACAAACAGATCCCTATTCTCGGCAGTGATCAAACCGTAAATGTTCAAGGCGGTTGGTATGATGCCTCAGGAGATGTCAGCAAATACCTAAGTCACCTGTCGTATGCCAATTATCTAAACCCACAGCAAACTCCGATGGTAGTTTGGAACATGCTCAAAGGTTTAGAGCTTGTAGGCAGTGGTGATGCCCTACCCGCTTTCTCTAAAGTTCGCTTAGTTGAAGAGGCGCTATTCGGCGCAGATTTCCTAGTACGAATGCAAAATGAAGCCGGTTACTTTTACATGACCGTCTTTGATAAGTGGTCGAAAGATACCAAACAGCGAGAAATTTGTGCCTACGCCACTCAAGAAGGTCACAAGTCTGAAGACCATCAAGCAGGCTTTAGACAAGGTGGCGGTATCTCTATCGCGGCATTAGCTCAGGCAGCTCGATTAGATGAATCAGGTGAGTTTACTCGCCAAGAATACTTAGCCGCTGCTGAGAAAGGCTATTGGCACCTTAAAGAGTTTAACCGCCAATACCTAGATGACAGCCACGAGAACATCATTGATGAGTACTGTGCATTGCTAGCAGTGACTGAGCTGCTGCGTACAACAGAAAATGAACAGTATCTTGAAGAGTGCCGCTACTGGAGCAATCAACTGGTCTCACGTCAGCAAAGTGACCAAAACTTCAACCATTACTGGGCAGCCAACCAAGATGGTAGTCGCCCATACTATCACGCTGCTGAAGCCGGCCTGCCCGTTATCGCTCTATGTGAGTACCTCAATGTTGAACCTAACGCTCAACGAAAATCACAAGTGACCGAAGTGCTCAATCGAGCGGTGAAGTTTGAATTGACGATTAGCAATAGCGTGGCAAACCCGTTTGGTTACCCTCGCCAATACGTCAAATCTGTTGATGGTGAAAAGCGAGATGCATTCTTTGTCGCGCAGAACAATGAAACCGGCTATTGGTGGCAAGGAGAGAATGCACGTTTAGGCTCTCTCAGTAGCATGGCATTTTTTGCCCTTGCGCATATTGAAGATCATGCGACGAAGCAACAACTCCTCGCTTTCGCCCAAAACAGTCTCAACTGGATCTTAGGCCTTAACCCTTACCACATGTGCATGCTGGATGGGCATGGCATCAACAACCCAGATTACCTGCCACAGCTTGGATTCTTTAATGCAAAAGGCGGCATTTGTAACGGTATTACCGCAGGCTTTGAAGACGAAAACGACATCGCCTTTAACCCAGAGAAACAAAAAGACGACATGCTGCAAAACTGGCGTTGGGGAGAGCAATGGATTCCACATGGCGCTTGGTATTTACTCGCGATAGTAAGTCAGTTCGCTCACTTCAATACTGAGGAGACAGCCAATGAGTAA